A window of the Electrophorus electricus isolate fEleEle1 chromosome 11, fEleEle1.pri, whole genome shotgun sequence genome harbors these coding sequences:
- the LOC118242230 gene encoding adipocyte plasma membrane-associated protein — MNEPEGLRFRRLNRPQIITDETHEPQYKGTSTYSGKVFRVTLLTLGGFLLLPLIVVGFLLECPIEPLPFSLSEPPLMTGCYEPNLKLREAERLFEDQLIGPESITNIGDVLYTGTADGKIVKIDGRKMNVLATLGNPPCGSREQEHVCGRPLGIRVGPNGTLFVADAYLGLFEVNPVTGQSTLLVSTRRMVGGRRLSFINDLDVTQDGKKVYFTDSSSRWKRRDFLNLIMEATSDGRVLEYDTETKEVTVMMENLRFPNGIQLLPDEESVLVAETTMARIRRVHVAGLNKGGMDTFTDNLPGFPDNIRRSSSGGYWVVMSVVRLNPGFSMLDFLSQRPWIKKLIFKLFSQDMLLKFVPRYSLVVELQEGGACVRSFHDPHGTVAAYVSEAHEHNGHLYLGSFRSPYLCKLDLSKV, encoded by the exons ATGAACGAACCTGAAGGACTGCGATTCAGGAGGCTAAACAGACCTCAAATAATAACAGACGAAACCCATGAACCACAATACAAAGGCACGAG CACTTACAGTGGAAAGGTATTCCGAGTTACTTTGCTTACGCTGGGGGGATTCCTGCTGCTCCCGCTCATCGTGGTCGGATTTCTTCTGGAATGTCCAATTGAACCTCTGCCATTCAG TCTCAGTGAGCCCCCTCTTATGACTGGGTGCTATGAACCCAACCTGAAGCtaagggaggcagagagactgTTTGAGGACCAGCTCATAGGGCCAGAATCCATCACCAATATTGGAG ACGTTTTATATACTGGGACTGCAGATGGAAAGATAGTAAAAATTGACGGAaggaaaatgaatgttttggcAACTCTTGGCAATCCCCCATGTG GTTCTCGTGAGCAAGAGCATGTTTGTGGACGGCCACTTGGAATCAGAGTGGGCCCCAATGGGACGTTGTTTGTTGCTGATGCCTACTTGGGTCTGTTCGAGGTTAATCCAGTCACAG GCCAGTCCACACTTCTGGTCAGCACCAGGAGGATGGTCGGTGGTCGACGCTTGTCCTTCATCAACGACCTGGATGTGACTCAGGACGGAAAGAAGGTTTACTTCACTGACTCCAGTAGCAGATGGAAGCGGAGGGACTTCCTGAACCTCATCATGGAGGCCACGTCTGATGGCCG GGTTCTGGAGTATGACACTGAGACCAAAGAGGTTACTGTGATGATGGAGAACCTGCGTTTCCCTAACGGAATCCAACTCCTCCCTGATGAAGAGTCTGTCCTTGTTGCTGAAACTACAATGGCAAGAATAAGGAG GGTCCATGTTGCTGGTCTCAATAAAGGAGGCATGGACACTTTCACTGACAATCTCCCTGGTTTCCCTGACAACATCCGGCGCAGCTCCTCTGGGGGTTATTGGGTGGTGATGTCTGTTGTGCGGCTAAACCCTGGTTTCTCCATGCTCGACTTCCTGTCCCAAAGGCCCTGGATAAAGAAACTCATATTCAAG CTCTTCAGCCAGGACATGCTGTTGAAGTTCGTGCCGCGCTACAGCCTGGTGGTGGAGCTGCAGGAGGGTGGAGCGTGTGTACGGAGCTTCCACGACCCCCACGGCACCGTGGCCGCCTATGTCAGCGAAGCGCACGAGCACAACGGCCACCTCTACCTGGGATCCTTCCGCTCGCCGTACTTGTGCAAGCTGGACCTGAGCAAAGTTTGA
- the ppm1g gene encoding protein phosphatase 1G, with the protein MGAYLSQPSTEKTAADGGNKHLSYGLAAMQGWRISMEDAHNCIPELDEETAMFAVYDGHGGEEVALYCSKYLPDIIKEQKAYKDGKLQKALEDAFLAIDSQITTEEVIKELIQIAGRPQEEATSEKVADEDDVDNEEAALLHEEATMTIEELLVRYGQNLNKLARKPSQDRPKETEGEKPHIEKGINGEAECGASETDANGKAKAAETGEAAGGSKTRACRRATVAASSGGSSGAEGEKAGVTGDAGPSCSSSAAATPGSAKSKFFEDSDESEDGEEEEEGSDEEDCSEEGEDTSENDEEDDTEEEEEEDTDEEEEEMCLPGMDGKEEPGSDSGTTAVVALIRGKQLIVANAGDSRCVVSERGKAVDMSYDHKPEDELELARIKNAGGKVTMDGRVNGGLNLSRAIGDHFYKRNKALPPEEQMISALPDVKVLTLNEEHEFMVVACDGIWNVMSSQEVVDFVNERLKADSGENRTLSSIIEELLDHCLAPDTSGDGTGCDNMTCMIVTFSPHLGSNAAEHTKKRKLDEQMSEENGSDNKKCKTE; encoded by the exons ATGGGGGCATACCTGTCGCAGCCCAGTACAGAGAAAACGGCAGCCGACGGTGGGAACAAACATTTGAGCTACGGGCTCGCAGCCATGCAGGGCTGGCGCATTTCAATGGAG GATGCCCACAACTGTATCCCCGAGCTGGACGAGGAGACCGCGATGTTTGCCGTCTACGATGGACATGGCG GTGAGGAAGTTGCTTTGTACTGCTCCAAATATTTACCTGACATCATAAAAGAGCAGAAGGCATATAAAGATGGTAAACTGCAAAAG GCTTTGGAGGATGCATTCCTGGCTATAGATAGTCAAATCACCACAGAGGAAGTCATTAAGGAGCTCATTCAGATAGCTGGCCGCCCACAAGAGGAGGCAACATCAGAAAAAGTGGCagatgaagatgatg TGGATAACGAGGAGGCCGCTCTTCTGCACGAGGAAGCCACTATGACGATCGAGGAGCTGCTTGTCCGATACGGGCAGAACCTGAATAAGTTGGCCAGAAAACCCAGCCAGGACCGCCCCAAAGAGACTGAAGGAGAAAAGCCCCACATCGAGAAGGGGATCAATGGCGAGGCGGAATGTGGTGCTTCCGAAACGGATGCCAATGGGAAGGCGAAGGCGGCCGAGACGGGAGAGGCAGCCGGTGGATCCAAGACAAGGGCGTGCAGGAGAGCCACGGTGGCAGCCTCCAGCGGGGGGAGCTCCGGAGCCGAGGGAGAGAAGGCAGGAGTGACGGGAGACGCTGGCCCATCCTGCTCCTCCTCGGCCGCAGCCACGCCAGGAAGTGCCAAGTCCAAGTTTTTCGAGGACAGCGATGAGTCAGAGgatggtgaggaagaggaggaaggcagTGATGAAGAG GACTGTAGTGAGGAAGGTGAAGACACCAGTGAGAATGATGAGGAGGATGACactgaggaggaagaagaggaagacacagatgaggaagaagaggaaatgTGCTTGCCAGGGATGGATGGAAAAGAAGAG CCTGGCTCAGACAGTGGGACCACGGCTGTGGTGGCTCTTATCCGCGGGAAGCAGCTCATAGTAGCCAATGCTGGGGACTCCCGCTGTGTGGTCTCTGAGAGGGGCAAGGCAGTGGACATGTCCTACGACCACAAACCAGAAGATGAACTGGAGCTCGCCAGGATCAAGAACGCCGGGGGCAAGGTTACCATGGATGGCCGTGTCAATGGAGGCCTTAACCTCTCCAGAGCCATTG GGGACCATTTTTATAAGAGGAACAAGGCCCTGCCACCTGAGGAACAGATGATTTCTGCTTTACCAGATGTCAAAGTACTGACACTGAATGAAGAGCATGAATTCATGGTTGTTGCCTGTGATGGAATCTG gAATGTAATGAGCAGTCAAGAGGTTGTGGACTTTGTAAATGAGAGATTGAAAGCTGACAGTGGTGAAAACAGAACACTGTCTAGCATAATAGAAGAG CTGCTTGACCATTGCCTGGCACCAGACACGTCAGGGGACGGCACAGGGTGTGACAACATGACCTGCATGATCGTCACCTTCAGTCCGCACCTCGGCAGCAACGCAGCCGAGCACACAAAAAAGCGGAAGCTGGACGAGCAGATGTCTGAGGAGAATGGCAGCGacaacaaaaaatgcaaaactgaaTAG